The segment TCACCTATCTTTTCTAGCATTGTATCAAGATTCTCCATATTTTTGACAAAGTCCACGACTTCATCAAAGATCTTTTTGACTGTTGTTTTGACTTGATCGATGACCTGGCCTCCAGTAAAACCATCACCAACTGGCATTTCTATTTTGATATTGCTTATATTCTCAACAAAATAGTTGTAATACTCTCCCATGTTATCATGGACAATGTGGAATGTTACATCTAGCATATTAGCAATGCTGCTGGTCAGTTTGTTTAGGAGTTCAGGGAGAGTGGTAATCTCATCAGACACAGGCACTTTGAAACGGGTCTCTCTTAAGACCTTAATGACAGCATCAAGGAAGTTCTGGACAGTTTTCTGGTACTGGACAACAGTGTTCCTAAAGAAAATTGACAGCTGGCTCATTTgaacatcatagttgattgcaACATTATAAGCTTCGCTGATTTGGTTACTGACAGAGTCTTTAAGCATCTCCACACTCCCTGTGATATCGTACTTGTCAGCAAAtgctctgactgtagagataaTGGAGGGGAGTTTTTCCTTCAGCTCACTGAGAATGGCCTCAGGTGCCTCCATGTTGTAGACAATCTGCAGGTTTGTCTTATCAGATGTCCTATAAGATCTGATGATCAAGACGTCGACATCAACCTCTGGGGCAGACTAGATGAAGGAAAAATATAATTGTAGCCATTTCTTGATTTCAGGCTTTAATTTTCCACTATGTCAAAAGGTAAATCATACTCACAGGGAAACGGCCATAGACTCTGGCAGTCATCTGAGATGGGACTCTGCCACTGAACTGGAGGCCAAGGAAGCCTCCAGTGGGAGTAGAAACTGAGGCACTGATGGCATCTCTGTTTGCAGCGTATCGAAGGTTCAAATCAGCAAAAGTAGGACTGGTGATGTCCATGTTCAGTGTATGGCGAGAGACACTAGATGAAAAAGAGAgcatttcaaatgaaaaatcagaattACTTTTTAAACTGTTACATAATGCCAAGGACATATGAATGTGTGCAAAAATGGTGAATATTTACCTTTCATCAGCTTGGCGTTTTCTCCTAAAACGTGAGAAAAAAAGCAGTTAATAACTTATAACTTTATAAATTACTGGAAATAACTTTAAATATGGCTAAACACACAGATGACATTACCTCAAAGCTTGAGCAATGACATGGTTAACCTCCATGGCAAGGTCAGTATGTGTGAGGACAAGCTTGCTAACCAAGTTCAGAAGGTCATTGTCAAAGTTTGCAGTAGTAGATGCTAATGGATGAGAAACAAATTGTGAGATTTGAACTGGTCTTGCAACGTGAGAGGATAATTGTTAtgttcaatgattttttttttcttaactcaCCATTGATGTCGTATTCCAAGACCATGATAGGAGAGGAGGCAGATGACTTAAATGTAACCTTGAAGACAGGAGCATTGCCGTCCAGTTCAGCTTCCATGTTCATTGTGTACAGTGGGCTAACAAGCTTGGCCTTAATAGAGATCATCTGCTTGGAAGTTGTCACTTCAGCAACAGTCTTCTCGTAGATAGTGAAGTCACCCAGACTGCTTGGTTGATTCATATTAATCTCAATGTCAGCTAACAATGAGGAGATTGGTGCAAAGTCAATTGTAGCCTGGGCATTATGTTTCCCATTGGTGTTGAAGTTGAATAGGTTTGCCTCGTTGTTACAAGTATGCTTAAGCTCTGCATACAAACGGCTCATGGAAGCTTCAATCGCCAGATTGGTGTTTACATCCACGCCAATGATCTTGGTTGTGTCATGGTTAAGTTTGGTATCAGCAATAACCTTGAAAGTAGAGCGaagttcatttgttttcaggaATAGATTTGCCTCATTATCCAGGACTCCTAAAACTAGATAGTTTTCAAACACTGTGCCATCCATGTTTGACTTAATGAATGACTCCATGGAAACATACTCAAAGGTTCCTTCGACCTTCAGACTGTGGTCTGCCTCTGCCTTTCCAACTGCATTGATTAGAGGGATGTTGAAATCACCCTTCATCTTCAAGGTGGATACAGCATTTGCTTTTGATTTGGTGTCTGCAACCAGATTTTGCTGTGCTTCCAGGTTGAGTATAGGGAGGGTAATCTTTGCAGTTGTTGCCACAGAGACAGCAGATTCAAAAGTCTCAGTGCTCATGCTGATGGTGCTGTCATGATTTCCTTCAATGTGACGATTTTCAAGGGACATGGAGTTGGCCAACTTGATTCCTCTCTTGGTGGTCAGACTGGTGGTGCCATCGAGTTTGGCTACCAGACTCTCAAACACAGAGACAGTGGTGGCACTCAGACGGAACACAAGATCATCCTCAGAAAACAGTCCAGTATTGGCGTTCAGATTAATGATGGCAGACTTGAAAGACAGCTCTGTGATCAAGTTACCCATAGAGGGAATGCGAATCAGATCCATTATATCAACAAGTGGGGCAGCCTTGCTTTTCTGGTAAACAATCTTGGCATCCACACTAACTGTCTGCTCAGTGGTGGTCAAAATgttctccagtccagtctgctcATACAGGTTCAGATCACTGATAGCTGGAGTATGGAAGTCAACAAAAGGCAGATCAATCTCTGGAATGCTGATGGGGTTTCTAAGGAAGTCCAGATTGGCTTCACCATCCATGGCAACATAGATGTCAACTTCATTTCCATTGTTGTCAAGAGTAAAGTTGgtgaacattttccactgatTGAGGCGAGACTGGAAGACTGTGTTAATCTTTTGGATATCACGGTTGAAGTTGACCAAGTAATCATTCTGCAGGTCCATCTTTGCAGTCAGCAAATTAAAAAGGTTGACCTTGGCATTTCCTTTATTTTCGAATTCAATTAGAAACTCAACAGTACTGATAACGGAGTTGAATGCGTTGGAGATTTTGCCACTGTCTGCGCCATGTAGTTCTGTGTCATGGTTTACTTTCAGTTCAATCTTCATATCCCGACGGCAGGCATGTCCATATACAACAATGAGACTGTTCTTGATGAGTGGAGCTTCTGCTTCATTGCGGATATTGAACTTATAGTAGCTAAGGGTGCCAAATTCAGCTGTAATGTTTTGTTTCAACTTTAGGATGAAAGAGTCTGTGTCACCAATGAAAGATAGGCTGCCAAGGCTGGGAGTTAATGACAACTCGAGCTTACTGTCATGGCTGCTGTCGTGAGCATTAAAGTTTCCTTTGCCTGTACTGTCAGCTGTTAGAGTGAAGGTGAAGCCCTGTTGGCGAGCAACTGATTTCTGGCTTACTGTAACCTCGCTTTTGACATTGGCAATTGGAATGTCCACTACATGAGAGTAAGTTGTATCAGCAGTGGCAGTCATTCCCGCTTCCACACCAATAAAGGCTGTGTTCATAAATTCGGCAGTGTAAGGTGCAGTGGTAGCCTTAACTGTAGTCCTTGTTTGGGCCTGAGCTGATTTGCCATAGAGACTGACTGATGCCATATGTTCAACTTCCAGAGCAACATGGATAAACTTGACAGTCTCCGCAAGGACAACACGCTTCCTTTTTGGGACTGCAATACGAGTACTGCTGTCGAGTTTGTAATTGAATATTTCTAAACTTGGAGAATCTAAACTTGTGCCCTGTGAAGTAAAGGCTCCGGTGAACAGAGGTGTAATTTTATTCTCAGTGGAGTTCTTGAACTCAGCAGATGTTTTGATGGTATAGATGGGAGTTACGAATTTAAACTCACCATAGAGTTTACCAAAGCATGGCACCGCGATCTCACTCGGAATGGTTGGCAGCTTAAACTCAGGCACCTGAAGAGATGTAACAAGCTTTTCCACAGGAACTTGTGGGATGGTTGGGAAAGCAATCTCAGGAAGAGTGATTTCTGGCAATGTGATTTCAGGCAGTGAAGGGAGGTAGTTCAAAGTCAGGTCTCCAAAGAAAGCATCTACATCAAGCAATTCGATCTTAAAGTTTACTATGAAATCAATGAGTTCATTGATTTTCTGCTTGATGTCATCACAGGAAATTGTGGTTGCTTTCACAGTGTAGACACCCATGATGGTGAATTCAGGAATGTCAACCTGTGTTGGGATTTCAAACTGTTCCAGTGCATCCATGTTAAACTTCATTGAAGGCACAACAAGATCCGTAAGAGGAATGGTGAAGGATGGCGTGATGAGCTCAGCTTTCTTCAATTCAGTGAGGAGACCAGCAATGATCTGCTGAATCTCGCTAATGATTTTCTGATCAGGGAACACATTCTTAAACATGTGAACAATCTCGTTGAACATTTCAGTGATAATGATGTTGGCCATTGAAGAGAATTCCTTTACAAACTCAACAAAAGAGTTAATCTGTGGTATGGTATCTAGATCTTTGATTTTCTCTTTTATGTATTCTGCAAACTTCTTAAGGGGATCACACACAAGCTTTTCAAATACATCCTGTGCATTTTGAATAACTTCTGCAACTCTAATTTCTCTCAGACGCTCCACAAAGCCTCGAATAGAGGATAAGACCACGCTGACAAATTCTCGTGTTGCCTCAAGTTTCTGGGGAACTTCAAGTGTTCTGATAATCTCATTCACGTAAATTGTGTACTCAGCGATAATTTCATTGGTCTGTTCAacaaattcattgtaatccagAGACTTCAGCTTTTGCACAAGAGTGTCAATTTGTTCGTTAAGTTGTCCAATGACATCTCTAATCTCAGTTGCTTTTAAGAAGTCGATAGCATCCTGGAAGATTTGCATAAATTTGGTGGGTATGTCTGCATCTTTCATCATTTTGACAGCAGCCTTGATGGTTTCCTCAATTTTCAACTGTTTAATGAGTTCCACAGCTTTTTTCAGGACAGCCTGTATCTTATTGTCAACCTCAAGCTGTACAAACAACTCTTTTAACTTGGCATAGAATGTGTTGATTCCGCCAATGATGTCAAGGTCCTTGATAATTTCCttaatgttatttgttattctaTTGAGATACTCTGTGGGAATAACAGTAACGAAATGCTTAATGATATTTTCGAAGTTCATGGAAGTGAGCTCTTTCTTGAAATCAGCAACAAATTCTGCCATGTCGTATTCCTCAATAATATCTTTAACATAAGCTATGATCTCCTGAAGTGTAGCTTTGATTTGGTATTTGTCATCAATATCTTGCAGGAATGCAATGCTGCTACCCTGCAGTTTTTCCAGGTCAATCTCATGGATCATCTCTCTTATGGTATCAATCACATACAAAATTGTAGCCTTGATGTCAATTGCATTCAGTACTTCCTGGACCTTCTGAATGATATTTTCGGGGAAGTTGCTGCTAACAATAGTGTCCTTGATCATATCAGCAAATTGTTGGATGTAAACAGTGATATCAGCCAGAAGCTTCTTCACAGTAATGCTCAGATTTTCCAAAGAGGCCTCCACATCATCCATGGAGATGGCAAAGTTTTGGGTAACGTCACTGAAATACTGCTGCAGTTGAATTATCTTTCCTTCAATATCCATTTGAGCAACAAAGTCACTTGCGTGCTGGGGAAGAGACTCAAGTCTAGCTCTTACCTCCTCGTTGTTGATAAAGTTTTGCAGTCCTTCTGCCACATGCACAACAAATCCCTTGATGCTTTCCAAAAAGACTGGTAGATTATCAATCAGGGGAAAATGAATCACATGACTCTCTGTGCTCTTGTCATACTTGAGGAAGCCAGCGATGATGAACTCTTGTTTCTCTGTGGAGGCTGTGTTGATGATATTTGTGAGGATGGTGCCAGAAACCTCAACTCCAGCTCTCTCAGCAGTGTTGTAAATTTCAAAGTCCTGATTCAAGGCATGCTCATTGATTTTAGACTTAATTTTATAACTGATCTTCTGCTCCTGAGGTGTCAGGACGCTATCCATTTTGTTGTCATGAGTCATCTCAAGCGAAAAGTCATTTTCAAACTTTAGGGTTGCAGATGCTCTGCAGTCATGTGAGCTGACAATAGCCAGGGGCTGTGCTCTGAGGAGGACCTTGGCATAGAACTGGGCACTGTGCTTTCCGTACATGGTTATGTCTCCATCACCATTGAAGATGGCATCAAGGTTGACATCAAAAGGAACAATGCTGCAACGAACGGTGTGGTCAAATCGCATTTGCTGTGAGTTGAAGCGGGAATTATGGTTGATCTTGGCAGCGAGGCCAATAATTTCGAGTTCGGTATTAGTGTTCATGTGAGTGCCAAAGAGTTTCTCGGTGGTGCTCCACTTTGCGTTAACGCTCAAATCAGCATAGTTGATCTGGTAGGTGTGCTTGATCTCTTCCTCACCATAAATGGCCTTCAGGCTTCCAGTCAGGTCCATCTTGTAAAGCTCTGCCTGCAGCTGAGCCTCATTAATGAAGCTGGCAGCCAGAATTTTCAGGTGGTTGTTAACATTTGCGGAAGCAGTGTAGGGTTTTAGGTCAAATATGATATCGTGAGTGTAAGAAGCATACTCACTTGCACTGGCTTCAGCCTTTGAACTGAAGTCAAGGCTAGAGAGAGTTATGGTCAAAGTGTTGGAATTATCAGCCTTCATGTCACCCATTGCAGCCTTATTCGTAATGGATAGAGTACCCTCTGTTGCATCAAGCCCAGCACTGAAGGTGTTTTCCAAGGAGAGGGGGCTTTGGAGGGTCGTTGTTCCACTTGTGATCAATCCATCCTTGTTCATTTTAAGTGTGCTCTTGTGCATTGCCTCATTCTCAAGAAGTTTCACATTGGCATCACAATTTACAGCTAGACCATCAGCATCAAGAGAGGCAGTCAGGAGAGAGTAAACACGGTTTTCAGAGTGGTCTCCATTTGTCTCCAGCCTGATTGTGACTTCACCAGCACCAACAGCAGCTTCAGCCTGGTTGCGAATCTTCATACCAAGAGCAAGAGCACTTGCATCACATTTCATGGACAGCTTATTATCTTTGAAGGTAAGTTCGGCTGCATGAGTGAGGATGTCTTCAAATGCATTGGTGTTAGACACAACTGACAATTCGCCATTGGCAAGTGTTGCTGCAATTGTGTTCTTGGCCTTAACAATTGTGGAGTCAAACTGAACACTAGAATCAATCTTTGCTTCTGGTCTGAATGGGGCAATATTAAATGACTGTTCTGACACAGTCTTGCCATAGATGGGTCCGGCTTTGATCATCCCCTCAAAGTTGTTGTCAGCAGTTATCTCTTCAGTGTTGAATCCAGCCATACCTGTGTGTTCTAGTTTGATATCGAGACCAAATGGACTTGTGGCTTCAATCTTGCTGATTGATTTCAAATTGACTTTATCTGAGATGACTGCCTCTTCTTCAATATTAATGCTGGCTTCAATGAACTTATGGGTCAAAGAACCTTTTATTTGGGCCTTGATGGAATCAGTGGTGGCCACCATTCCAGAGcctaaatgttaaaaaaagaggaaaatataACTGAGGTCAAATAAATTCATAGAGTGACTACTTTACAGCAAAACCTTAAAAGCAATataacacagaaatacacaacTGACAACGTATGGCTCAGTATAAGATATCAACATGGTACTAGACATGAAAGTCCCCAAAAAATTGTGAGAACAGTGCTACTTGCATCTCAATATTTACAAATTTCCAAAGTCTTCTCTGATTGGTCACACAAATCTGCATTAGTTCTGTTGAAATTTTTAATCttaaaaagctttttattttatCCAAAATTAGTTATGCACTAAGAGCAGGGCAATTATTGTTTTTCAAGAATATGTAAACTGCCAAATTCCTTTAACAATACCTAAAAACTGACATTTCTGTCATTGTTGGGCCAGATACTGTCCTTTTGATGATAAATAATGCATAACGGGTCATGtacaaacatttcaaacattCTAACTTAAAAGAACAAGGCATAATTTTAACTTAGTTAAAGATTGTAATAATACTGCAAATCCTACAACTTTAAAAAATCATCACTATGAAATACCTTCAATTGCCATGGAAAGAATGTCAATCGGGGAAGttcctttcacatcaaacttAGCTGAGTAGCTTGGTGGTTCCACAACATCTTTGCCAGCAGCCAGTGAGGCCTCCATGTCATAAAGGTTGCTTGTCATCGTAGCTGAAAGATCAGCTTGGCCAAAGAGAGGAACAGACAGAGTGAAGCTCTCTGGAACAACAAGCTCTGGGATGGGGATCTCCATGGAGACAATTTCAAGGCCAAACTTGGGTAGAGACACACTAGGAGTGCTCAGAGCTGGTGGGAAGTTAAGCTCCTCTGTTGACTTTCCTCCAAGAGGCAGAGGAATAACAATTGTGAAGCGCTCATTGTTGAATTGGTACACAGCCTTTGCCTCGCTGTTtgaaacacagaaatgaatacataaactttttttgggaaaaaaaatctgctcatTTTGATATTCGTGGTGGAGGTGTTCACACTTACGTGTTCATGAAGAGTTTCTCTGGCAGGGAAATCTCAGGTATATCGGGCAGTCTGAAGTTCTGCATGTAAGGGAGCACTTGAGCTCCACAATTTTCCATGTAATTGTTTGCAGCCTAAAACGAGAGGCATTGTTTTATGTTTGGTTCCAGTTTTACAAAGAAAATCTGAACGAGTGAGGAAAAACATATACCTCAACAAACTTCGTGAAGATGTGACGGACTTTCATGTCGGTCTGTCCCACCTGCATGTCAAGAATCTCATTGCCATAATTCTCAATGAATTCACCATTTGGCAGGGAGGTGGTCTTGGTGTTCACATCAGACTTGACCTCAACCTCAATCTTGGTGGCATctgcaacaataataataaagaataaacacattacaacagaaataaaataaataactaaacaatacaaaaaaaagaaaacaaaatcttATCAGGCGTTTCCTCTTTAACAAAATGACAGGTTTGACAAGGTCTAACAAGAAACTAGGTGCCTTGCATGATAAATCTAGAGTATAGCAAGGACATACGAGAGGCATTTTCCTTCTGTCATGCTTCGTATTCATACTGAATTGCATTTAAATGGTTAATTGCCATTTTATTGGTTTGAGACTTTTAAATCCCCAAATGTCTTCTATGTTTTGCATGTTATTCATATTTAAATGaactaataaataaaagaaagataAGTTTGAAATTTACATTACCATATTTAATTTCAATTTTCTGCTCAGAGACGGCATCCATGACTTTGATTTCACTCGCAAGTTCCAGTTCCAGTCCTTCATCATTTTTTACGTTAGCTGTGACAGTGGCATCAACATTGACTGAGGGCACCAGAAGCTGGACTTGCAGCATACCTTCCTTCGTGTCCTTCAGACTGAAAGATGTACAGTTAATTAGTCAGCAAACTGTGTATCATACGGATAATGTTAATGTTATTTTGTGAGGGTTCGTGACTGATCTCTTACTTGGCACGGCCAACCAGGGAGAGCTCTGGGATGTTCTTGTTTACTAAGTCAAGAGAGATGGAATGAGTTCCTTTGCCCTTTGTTCTTCCATCAACAATGCCCAGCCTCAGCCCAGCCTCCACATCGAAATCAGGGATCTGGATGTCTGCAGTGATCACATTCTTCCTTCTGTTGTATTTCATGACTGCTCTGGCTTCAGTTGGCTCTGCACCTGTTGTTGCAAATTTGAATGGTTTAAACCTTAGTGCCTCTCCAAACAGCCAGTAAAAAGATGGGAAAATAAGTGAATTTTAGACATTACCCTCAGCCGTCAGAATGAACTTCAGAGAGTCAACCTTCTGCCGACCCTCTTCTCCCTCCTTGAGGAGCTCGTAGGCAACAGTGGCTGTATACTCAGTTACTTCACCGGTAGGGTGGAGCTCCAAAGCAAATCTATGTAGAGAATTTGACAGCATTTCTGAGTAGGATAGTTAGATTTAAATATTAATTGTCAGTTGGTTGTTTAGGAAGTTGTACTCACTTGCTGTCTCCTGTGAACGGGAAGTAAGGGGCTGTCTCTTGAGAGAAAGCATCAATGTATTGCAGAGCAGTGCAGTATTTCATTCCAGCAAAGACTGGGGTGCACTCGTTAACATCAACTTTGTCCATAACCATTGGAGGGATTGTCTTTAGTTCTGATCCAGTCACTGCCACCAAGGTGTTTCTAAATTTCAAATATAGCAAAGAttagatatttttttcttaGATGATGTCTGAAAATTGTCAGTTATATGGACTTACGTCATTTTGATGAGCTTGGTAGGGTTTGTTGGAGCAGGAATGGTCAGCTTAACCTGATCACGTCCCATGGAGATCTTGGCACTGATTCCACTCTCATGAAAAATGTTGGTGTGCATCTCCAGCCCAGAGTTGACATATTCCGGGAAGTGAGATCCAACCTGAGTGACAAACTCAATGCCAGCGGATGGCATGAAGGTCACTGTGGTCTGTGTGGAATTACGGTAGATTGGTTAACGACTGTGTTGATGCAGTGAAAAGAAAATCACAGGTGACATTCAAATGCATTTAAGGATAACTACCATGTCACGATTAAGCTGCAATCCGCCTTTGAAACCAGGGGTGAATGTGCCAGACAGTGCAATCCTCAGAGGGACACCAGTGACAGTCGGAAGAAAGAATTCGTTGTCCATGAAGATGTAATGGGCAAAGATTGTGGTGTCATGTTTTGTTAGCAGGGCTTTTAATACCTGTGATGTGGAAAATCAAGCACATAAATAAGGCATCTCTAAATAAATGACTTGTTTTAATTTTGAGTATTTAATACTTCTAACTTACTTCAGATGGGAACATCTTTAACATGCTGTCAATCATCATGCCAGCAGAGTAGGTCATCTCCTCGATATCGTTGGTCCTCAGATAGCCCAGCTCATTTCCCAGGAGTCTCAGATAAACCATTGCCTCTGGAGACTCTGCAGCCTTCAGTTCCCTCACCAGTTTGCCGAGATTGTTTCCGATCTCCTTCATCAGGTTCTGGGAGGCCTGAGTACAAATGAGTACAGTCTCTTGAATACTTGAATATGGGGAAAATGAACAGGCAATAACAAATTATtttagtctgattaatgcatGCAAAGCAGGTCATTCTGACTACCTCGGTCCTCATACTGTTCTTCTTCAGGGCAGGCACGATATTCTGCATGATGTCGTTGAATGAGTCTGGCATGTTGTCAGAGACAAAGTACATTGTCTTCAGGGCAGTATCAGGGAAGAATCCATTCTCTCCAAACAGAGCATCAACCGTTGGCTCAAATCTTTTGCCCTCTATGCCAATCTGCAAAATCACAAATATTTCCACAAGTAAAACTTGACATATGAACAAAAAGCCTACAGGCATAATATGGGGTTAGACATTTTGAAATGTTTACCTCCATCATGTCAATCTCAAAGCCGAATGCCTTCAGAGTCATGTCAAGCATGACTTCCTTGGGCAGGTAGCTGGCACCATCAAAGATCATGTTGCCCTCCAGGGATCCGATCTTGTAGTTGCGAGAAAAGTTA is part of the Odontesthes bonariensis isolate fOdoBon6 chromosome 24, fOdoBon6.hap1, whole genome shotgun sequence genome and harbors:
- the apobb.1 gene encoding apolipoprotein Bb, tandem duplicate 1 → MGDSKLCFLLLLSTSALAFAQEEEQPTCLLAQRYKTLHKYEYQYEAESLNSINGASQLKNGPKASCKVEIEVPQTCSFIVRTTGCTLREVVDMDAEGNPVFSPAASSDAFAAEMERYPLKVVVEGEYDVKLYPEDGETTTILNFKRGIISALAVPLVEEHKNKNMPTIHGKCKTYYDINAREDIATDITLNRDLSRCDKFVPMRDHNSPLALITGMHYPLSQLVKSSQTCNYKFDNEKKHMTSGSCTENHILIPFSHKGTNGVTNVGNQELTLIEVSPHNDRVFDRSDNAKGLHMETVEDKSAIQDKEAALNLLRELAALPETEGERRAHLFQKLVSVVRGMKTETLSPAIPEAVSVSRLLTYQVLAQCGTPECSSAIMQILRTFDTTSLEVDATIFALGLMSNPSSLLIHDMLEMAKYKHSKPIMYALSNVVKRHYKAEGEVTPEIQSVAEFMAAELGDCTGEKDQTFMTLRVIGNMAPAVIRASPALRNAVIQCVKQPAASQNVQQAAIQVYRQISVPQEDREVFMQVLMDKGNPVQERIAAYLVLMKDPQPSELTQLTSALPSEEDQQLKSFVISHINNIRLSTDPETFELRQKILDAMQVNDIGSTDEPINFSRNYKIGSLEGNMIFDGASYLPKEVMLDMTLKAFGFEIDMMEIGIEGKRFEPTVDALFGENGFFPDTALKTMYFVSDNMPDSFNDIMQNIVPALKKNSMRTEASQNLMKEIGNNLGKLVRELKAAESPEAMVYLRLLGNELGYLRTNDIEEMTYSAGMMIDSMLKMFPSEVLKALLTKHDTTIFAHYIFMDNEFFLPTVTGVPLRIALSGTFTPGFKGGLQLNRDMTTVTFMPSAGIEFVTQVGSHFPEYVNSGLEMHTNIFHESGISAKISMGRDQVKLTIPAPTNPTKLIKMTNTLVAVTGSELKTIPPMVMDKVDVNECTPVFAGMKYCTALQYIDAFSQETAPYFPFTGDSKFALELHPTGEVTEYTATVAYELLKEGEEGRQKVDSLKFILTAEGAEPTEARAVMKYNRRKNVITADIQIPDFDVEAGLRLGIVDGRTKGKGTHSISLDLVNKNIPELSLVGRANLKDTKEGMLQVQLLVPSVNVDATVTANVKNDEGLELELASEIKVMDAVSEQKIEIKYDATKIEVEVKSDVNTKTTSLPNGEFIENYGNEILDMQVGQTDMKVRHIFTKFVEAANNYMENCGAQVLPYMQNFRLPDIPEISLPEKLFMNTEAKAVYQFNNERFTIVIPLPLGGKSTEELNFPPALSTPSVSLPKFGLEIVSMEIPIPELVVPESFTLSVPLFGQADLSATMTSNLYDMEASLAAGKDVVEPPSYSAKFDVKGTSPIDILSMAIEGSGMVATTDSIKAQIKGSLTHKFIEASINIEEEAVISDKVNLKSISKIEATSPFGLDIKLEHTGMAGFNTEEITADNNFEGMIKAGPIYGKTVSEQSFNIAPFRPEAKIDSSVQFDSTIVKAKNTIAATLANGELSVVSNTNAFEDILTHAAELTFKDNKLSMKCDASALALGMKIRNQAEAAVGAGEVTIRLETNGDHSENRVYSLLTASLDADGLAVNCDANVKLLENEAMHKSTLKMNKDGLITSGTTTLQSPLSLENTFSAGLDATEGTLSITNKAAMGDMKADNSNTLTITLSSLDFSSKAEASASEYASYTHDIIFDLKPYTASANVNNHLKILAASFINEAQLQAELYKMDLTGSLKAIYGEEEIKHTYQINYADLSVNAKWSTTEKLFGTHMNTNTELEIIGLAAKINHNSRFNSQQMRFDHTVRCSIVPFDVNLDAIFNGDGDITMYGKHSAQFYAKVLLRAQPLAIVSSHDCRASATLKFENDFSLEMTHDNKMDSVLTPQEQKISYKIKSKINEHALNQDFEIYNTAERAGVEVSGTILTNIINTASTEKQEFIIAGFLKYDKSTESHVIHFPLIDNLPVFLESIKGFVVHVAEGLQNFINNEEVRARLESLPQHASDFVAQMDIEGKIIQLQQYFSDVTQNFAISMDDVEASLENLSITVKKLLADITVYIQQFADMIKDTIVSSNFPENIIQKVQEVLNAIDIKATILYVIDTIREMIHEIDLEKLQGSSIAFLQDIDDKYQIKATLQEIIAYVKDIIEEYDMAEFVADFKKELTSMNFENIIKHFVTVIPTEYLNRITNNIKEIIKDLDIIGGINTFYAKLKELFVQLEVDNKIQAVLKKAVELIKQLKIEETIKAAVKMMKDADIPTKFMQIFQDAIDFLKATEIRDVIGQLNEQIDTLVQKLKSLDYNEFVEQTNEIIAEYTIYVNEIIRTLEVPQKLEATREFVSVVLSSIRGFVERLREIRVAEVIQNAQDVFEKLVCDPLKKFAEYIKEKIKDLDTIPQINSFVEFVKEFSSMANIIITEMFNEIVHMFKNVFPDQKIISEIQQIIAGLLTELKKAELITPSFTIPLTDLVVPSMKFNMDALEQFEIPTQVDIPEFTIMGVYTVKATTISCDDIKQKINELIDFIVNFKIELLDVDAFFGDLTLNYLPSLPEITLPEITLPEIAFPTIPQVPVEKLVTSLQVPEFKLPTIPSEIAVPCFGKLYGEFKFVTPIYTIKTSAEFKNSTENKITPLFTGAFTSQGTSLDSPSLEIFNYKLDSSTRIAVPKRKRVVLAETVKFIHVALEVEHMASVSLYGKSAQAQTRTTVKATTAPYTAEFMNTAFIGVEAGMTATADTTYSHVVDIPIANVKSEVTVSQKSVARQQGFTFTLTADSTGKGNFNAHDSSHDSKLELSLTPSLGSLSFIGDTDSFILKLKQNITAEFGTLSYYKFNIRNEAEAPLIKNSLIVVYGHACRRDMKIELKVNHDTELHGADSGKISNAFNSVISTVEFLIEFENKGNAKVNLFNLLTAKMDLQNDYLVNFNRDIQKINTVFQSRLNQWKMFTNFTLDNNGNEVDIYVAMDGEANLDFLRNPISIPEIDLPFVDFHTPAISDLNLYEQTGLENILTTTEQTVSVDAKIVYQKSKAAPLVDIMDLIRIPSMGNLITELSFKSAIINLNANTGLFSEDDLVFRLSATTVSVFESLVAKLDGTTSLTTKRGIKLANSMSLENRHIEGNHDSTISMSTETFESAVSVATTAKITLPILNLEAQQNLVADTKSKANAVSTLKMKGDFNIPLINAVGKAEADHSLKVEGTFEYVSMESFIKSNMDGTVFENYLVLGVLDNEANLFLKTNELRSTFKVIADTKLNHDTTKIIGVDVNTNLAIEASMSRLYAELKHTCNNEANLFNFNTNGKHNAQATIDFAPISSLLADIEINMNQPSSLGDFTIYEKTVAEVTTSKQMISIKAKLVSPLYTMNMEAELDGNAPVFKVTFKSSASSPIMVLEYDINASTTANFDNDLLNLVSKLVLTHTDLAMEVNHVIAQALRRKRQADESVSRHTLNMDITSPTFADLNLRYAANRDAISASVSTPTGGFLGLQFSGRVPSQMTARVYGRFPSAPEVDVDVLIIRSYRTSDKTNLQIVYNMEAPEAILSELKEKLPSIISTVRAFADKYDITGSVEMLKDSVSNQISEAYNVAINYDVQMSQLSIFFRNTVVQYQKTVQNFLDAVIKVLRETRFKVPVSDEITTLPELLNKLTSSIANMLDVTFHIVHDNMGEYYNYFVENISNIKIEMPVGDGFTGGQVIDQVKTTVKKIFDEVVDFVKNMENLDTMLEKIGETLKVVVEKTQEFVDSVNSDYLDDVFININGFYREVVSNIKYIVDQIPAVNMEEFNRVCESIMNMLIQVVDQIGNAVNSFLQETSEDVQAYTKIVDGKLEINLPFYLQY